From the Vibrio metoecus genome, one window contains:
- a CDS encoding beta-prism lectin domain-containing protein yields the protein MTSQYIVLAVGLLSLSSSVVQATTNDAEGCIISRLNGEKYCLKAGERSGYSLPNWIYAHPIDVQAPSGVSVMLSDWDNLSYNRLAVFSGYTGNEELKNVKAYNGAYLDFSKPRSMRVLASETYPEACIVSRQTGERFCLKEGERSGYSLPAFIYGHEVDVEAPQGLGVMLSDWDNLSYNRLAVFGGNTQNEQMRAVKAYNGETLDFSKPRSMRVVPYEGDSSALNMKLKWSWQGSTFQPNSNQVMVTPVVAQLNDDNGDGKIDEKDVADLIIVTFEGNKYANGGLVRALSGVDGSELWSYANGGVIADARYSPAVADLDGDGIVEIVTTNNREQFITVLDNQGNIKKQIPTTESGWRIVGDITLADLDHDGSVEILAPDGVYNYNTGLVFNHAWAPSSINVDVDGDQQQEVFAGGTLFQNNGAINWQYQANDAVWFSSLVNLDDDAEPEIVASVPASFATGENARFAVLEHDGSIKWEINNAANPGGGVQAVSNFLGKAQAVETSEFSKTYGYQPNNNPSSIALAIDGKISVRSGFAIDAIGASASTLVGGTGGNLNSPVNVKDIKAIDLTWGKYYWGGYHLLALDFRMSNGNVISMGSKNYAYSKQTERFTVPAGSRIKGIKAWSAGWLLDGVQFELATQNGTNALDVKGIVYAGYAAVDMYNSKGERVWSVANDDTGSGKIGVSAYDFDNDGIDEVLVQDHARVRVLDGKTGKERASLAHSTATLWEYPIVVDLEGDNNAELIVAANDFDRQYSINHGVYVYQSADSAKPWKNATRIWNQHAFHLTNVNQDGTIPTFVEPSWLSHNTYRSSTMRVAVGGESPIFGYSNTQQYQRVVTADNQLFLRSGFAIDAIGTTTSNLVGGPVQGTNGGVLQAPVALDQLQSVEVTSGLYNWGGYHIVAIKFTMKNGSSVLLGSKNYASNKKVETYTVPQGKRIKQINVWTGGWLVEGLQFVY from the coding sequence ATGACATCTCAATATATTGTGCTTGCTGTCGGCTTGTTGTCGCTAAGCAGCTCTGTGGTTCAAGCCACAACGAATGATGCTGAAGGGTGTATTATCAGTCGTCTTAATGGCGAAAAGTATTGCTTAAAAGCCGGAGAGCGTTCTGGCTATTCACTGCCCAATTGGATTTATGCTCATCCAATCGATGTACAAGCACCTAGCGGAGTTTCCGTAATGCTCAGCGATTGGGATAATCTTTCTTATAACCGTCTGGCGGTATTCAGTGGTTACACTGGTAACGAAGAGCTAAAGAACGTCAAAGCGTATAATGGCGCGTATCTTGACTTCTCTAAACCACGTTCTATGCGCGTTTTAGCTTCTGAAACATATCCTGAAGCTTGTATTGTGAGTCGTCAAACCGGTGAACGTTTTTGCTTGAAAGAAGGTGAGCGCTCTGGTTATTCACTACCAGCGTTCATTTATGGCCATGAAGTTGATGTTGAAGCTCCTCAAGGGTTAGGGGTAATGCTGAGTGACTGGGATAACCTTTCATACAATCGTCTTGCGGTGTTTGGTGGTAACACACAGAACGAGCAAATGCGCGCAGTCAAAGCCTACAATGGCGAAACGTTGGATTTCTCAAAACCACGTTCAATGAGAGTGGTACCTTATGAAGGCGACAGCTCAGCTTTGAATATGAAGCTGAAATGGTCATGGCAAGGAAGCACTTTCCAACCTAATTCTAATCAAGTGATGGTCACTCCTGTCGTTGCACAGCTTAACGATGATAACGGTGATGGCAAAATCGATGAAAAAGATGTTGCTGACCTAATTATTGTGACTTTTGAAGGTAATAAATACGCAAATGGCGGTTTAGTTCGCGCTTTGAGTGGTGTGGATGGCTCTGAGTTGTGGAGTTATGCAAATGGCGGTGTTATTGCGGATGCTCGTTATTCACCAGCTGTTGCTGATTTAGATGGTGATGGCATTGTTGAAATCGTCACAACCAACAACCGTGAGCAATTTATTACTGTGCTTGATAATCAAGGCAATATCAAAAAACAAATTCCGACCACTGAAAGCGGTTGGAGAATTGTTGGTGATATTACTTTGGCCGATCTAGACCATGATGGCAGTGTAGAAATTCTTGCACCAGATGGTGTTTATAATTACAACACAGGTTTAGTGTTTAACCATGCGTGGGCGCCATCTTCAATTAACGTTGATGTCGATGGAGATCAACAGCAAGAGGTTTTTGCTGGTGGTACTTTGTTCCAGAACAATGGTGCTATTAATTGGCAATATCAAGCTAATGATGCGGTGTGGTTCTCTTCGCTCGTCAACTTAGATGATGATGCCGAACCTGAGATTGTTGCCTCTGTGCCTGCGAGTTTCGCTACTGGTGAGAATGCGCGTTTTGCAGTGTTGGAACATGATGGTTCAATCAAATGGGAAATTAATAATGCAGCTAACCCTGGTGGTGGTGTACAAGCGGTGTCTAACTTCTTAGGCAAAGCTCAAGCTGTTGAAACAAGCGAATTCTCAAAGACTTATGGTTATCAACCTAATAACAATCCATCGTCAATCGCTTTAGCTATTGATGGTAAGATTTCAGTGCGTTCTGGTTTTGCGATTGACGCGATTGGTGCATCAGCTTCAACACTGGTGGGTGGCACAGGCGGAAATCTGAATTCTCCAGTTAATGTAAAAGATATCAAAGCGATAGATCTCACTTGGGGCAAATATTACTGGGGTGGTTATCACTTGTTGGCGCTTGATTTTAGAATGAGCAATGGCAATGTGATTTCTATGGGTTCGAAAAACTATGCCTACTCTAAGCAAACCGAACGCTTTACCGTGCCTGCAGGTAGCCGTATTAAAGGTATCAAAGCTTGGTCTGCCGGTTGGTTGCTTGATGGTGTGCAATTTGAGTTAGCCACACAAAATGGTACCAATGCTCTCGACGTAAAAGGCATTGTTTACGCCGGTTATGCTGCGGTTGACATGTACAACAGCAAAGGCGAACGTGTTTGGTCTGTGGCCAACGACGATACAGGCAGCGGCAAAATTGGTGTATCTGCATATGACTTTGATAACGATGGCATCGATGAAGTGCTCGTGCAAGATCATGCACGTGTGCGTGTATTAGATGGCAAAACGGGCAAAGAACGTGCATCGCTAGCGCACTCCACGGCAACACTTTGGGAATACCCAATCGTTGTGGACTTGGAAGGGGATAACAATGCTGAGCTGATCGTTGCAGCGAATGACTTTGATCGTCAATATTCAATTAATCACGGGGTATATGTATACCAATCAGCGGATAGTGCGAAACCTTGGAAAAATGCAACTCGAATTTGGAACCAACATGCATTCCATTTAACCAACGTTAATCAAGATGGCACAATCCCAACATTCGTTGAACCAAGTTGGTTAAGCCATAATACATATCGTTCAAGCACCATGCGTGTGGCTGTCGGAGGTGAGTCACCAATCTTTGGTTACTCAAATACCCAGCAGTATCAACGTGTAGTGACGGCTGATAACCAACTGTTTTTACGTTCTGGTTTCGCTATCGATGCGATTGGGACTACAACCAGTAATTTGGTCGGTGGCCCCGTGCAAGGTACCAATGGTGGTGTATTACAAGCTCCGGTTGCTCTTGATCAACTTCAGTCAGTAGAAGTGACATCTGGCCTATACAACTGGGGTGGGTACCATATCGTCGCGATCAAGTTCACGATGAAAAATGGTTCGAGCGTTTTACTCGGTTCAAAGAACTACGCCAGTAACAAAAAAGTGGAAACCTATACCGTACCTCAAGGCAAACGTATCAAACAGATTAATGTTTGGACTGGAGGTTGGTTAGTTGAAGGATTGCAGTTTGTTTACTAA
- the vpsL gene encoding exopolysaccharide biosynthesis glycosyltransferase VpsL, with amino-acid sequence MMKEKSRIRITNYQGKFFYRLIDSFFILAVMYIAIKLNQHVVTMSYVSVALLGVLFYSYIAESLDIYSGWRTAKLRSLSLHTAFCWAASIASLTLLGYFSKTGIEFSRLVMGNWFVGSFIALIGWRILAFATIHYMHKQGFHTRKAVIIGMTTQGQELSANLLNNPELGIVMEGFYDDRAPSRLEGSAPVLGNINDALSLAKTGQVQNVYIALPMQAQRRINQILDAFSDSTVNTYIVPDFFTFNLLHSRWYTIGDVNAFSIFDTPFNGLLNWVKRFEDLVLSSIILLLISPVLLAIAIGVKLSSPGPVIFKQNRYGLDGKPIQVWKFRSMRVMDNGSKVQQATKGDPRVTPFGAFIRRTSLDELPQFFNVLQGTMSIVGPRPHAVAHNEQYRTIVNRYMLRHKVKPGITGWAQINGWRGETDTLDKMEKRVQFDLDYIHRWSLWFDIKIVFLTIFKGFVGKNVY; translated from the coding sequence GTGATGAAGGAAAAAAGCAGAATACGTATTACTAATTATCAAGGGAAGTTTTTCTATCGTCTGATCGATAGCTTCTTTATATTAGCAGTTATGTATATAGCGATTAAATTAAACCAACACGTCGTAACGATGTCTTATGTTTCTGTGGCATTGCTAGGAGTACTTTTCTACTCCTATATCGCTGAAAGCTTGGATATCTATAGTGGTTGGCGTACTGCAAAATTGCGTTCGCTTTCACTGCATACTGCTTTCTGTTGGGCTGCAAGTATTGCGAGTCTTACGTTGCTGGGCTACTTCTCAAAAACGGGGATTGAGTTTTCGCGCCTTGTCATGGGTAACTGGTTTGTAGGCTCTTTCATTGCCTTAATCGGATGGCGTATTTTAGCGTTTGCCACCATCCACTACATGCACAAACAAGGCTTCCATACACGAAAAGCCGTTATTATTGGCATGACCACCCAAGGACAAGAGCTTTCAGCGAATTTGCTTAATAATCCAGAATTAGGGATTGTGATGGAAGGTTTCTACGATGATCGTGCTCCGTCACGCTTGGAGGGAAGTGCACCTGTACTGGGTAATATTAACGATGCGCTGAGTCTGGCGAAAACAGGCCAAGTGCAAAACGTGTACATCGCTTTACCTATGCAAGCTCAACGTCGAATTAACCAGATTTTGGATGCGTTTTCAGACAGTACCGTGAATACCTACATAGTGCCTGACTTTTTTACGTTTAACTTATTGCACTCACGTTGGTACACCATCGGCGATGTTAACGCGTTTAGTATCTTTGATACGCCATTTAATGGTTTGCTTAACTGGGTAAAACGATTTGAAGATTTGGTACTTAGCAGCATTATTTTGCTACTGATCAGCCCTGTATTATTGGCTATTGCGATCGGGGTTAAACTCAGCTCACCAGGTCCTGTCATTTTTAAACAAAACCGCTATGGACTTGATGGAAAACCGATCCAAGTCTGGAAGTTTCGCAGTATGCGAGTGATGGATAATGGCAGTAAAGTGCAACAGGCCACCAAAGGTGATCCTCGGGTGACACCATTCGGGGCTTTTATTCGTCGCACATCATTAGATGAGTTGCCGCAATTTTTTAATGTTTTGCAAGGTACAATGTCGATTGTTGGGCCTCGTCCGCATGCGGTCGCGCACAACGAACAGTACCGTACAATCGTCAATCGCTACATGCTGCGTCACAAGGTGAAACCGGGGATTACCGGTTGGGCACAAATTAACGGCTGGCGTGGTGAAACGGACACTCTAGATAAAATGGAAAAACGGGTACAGTTTGACCTCGATTACATCCATCGATGGTCACTGTGGTTTGATATAAAAATTGTATTTCTGACCATTTTCAAAGGTTTTGTTGGAAAAAACGTTTATTAA
- the vpsM gene encoding exopolysaccharide biosynthesis beta-barrel protein VpsM, protein MEPIKLTSLLSASLVTLAVSYVPFGVAKLTPNPITTESGMAIVPFLNLSTGYNDNLAKSNQQQAKSAFSIIESGVGFMVEPEGNKTLLGYRFRNGTYFSSQQDNFTDHYLDLSSDWELNSRHRIGFEYNLALAHEGRGENDTTLGLDYNQYESHTANIGYGFGSTEAIGRIETNLGWQDFTYQNNRTVTQYQDWDELRFNSTFYYQALPRTSFIAQVIANSRGYDVIAPGASSKDNNHYFGYLGASWDATGKLQGNAKLGYQQKDFDASTRKDFDSFSWDVDVTYLIRTYSALQLVTNRRSTDSDGDGDAIDAATYQVNWTHNWDTKWTTEAALIRLNEDYTASNRKDDTTNATLRASYDFRRWLALEVGFGREKKDSNIDSLSYSQNVYYLTVQGVM, encoded by the coding sequence ATGGAACCGATTAAACTGACTTCTCTTCTTTCAGCCAGCTTGGTTACGCTGGCTGTCTCTTATGTACCTTTTGGCGTCGCGAAGCTTACACCAAATCCGATTACCACTGAATCTGGCATGGCGATTGTGCCATTTTTAAATCTTTCCACAGGTTATAATGATAACTTGGCTAAATCTAACCAACAGCAAGCCAAATCAGCTTTTTCAATCATTGAGTCAGGTGTTGGCTTTATGGTGGAGCCGGAGGGTAATAAAACGCTGCTTGGTTACCGTTTTCGTAACGGAACCTATTTTAGTTCTCAACAAGATAACTTTACGGATCACTATCTTGACTTGAGCAGTGATTGGGAGTTGAACTCTCGGCACCGTATCGGGTTTGAGTACAACTTAGCGCTAGCTCACGAAGGGCGTGGCGAGAATGATACGACACTCGGACTCGACTACAACCAATATGAAAGCCACACCGCTAATATCGGTTATGGCTTTGGTTCAACAGAAGCGATTGGTCGTATTGAAACTAATTTGGGTTGGCAAGATTTTACGTATCAAAATAACCGTACGGTTACTCAGTATCAGGACTGGGATGAGCTGCGTTTTAACTCGACCTTTTATTACCAAGCCCTTCCTCGAACGTCGTTTATCGCACAAGTGATTGCTAACTCTCGTGGATATGACGTTATCGCACCGGGTGCAAGTAGCAAAGATAATAATCATTACTTTGGTTACCTCGGTGCATCTTGGGATGCGACTGGTAAATTGCAAGGTAATGCTAAGTTGGGTTACCAACAAAAAGACTTTGATGCGTCCACCCGAAAGGATTTTGATTCGTTTTCATGGGATGTTGATGTTACTTACTTAATCCGCACGTATTCAGCATTACAGTTAGTGACTAACCGACGCTCGACGGATTCAGATGGTGATGGAGATGCGATTGATGCGGCAACCTATCAAGTCAATTGGACACACAATTGGGATACCAAATGGACGACAGAAGCAGCGCTAATTCGTTTGAATGAAGATTACACGGCATCAAATCGTAAAGATGACACCACAAATGCCACTTTACGTGCTAGTTATGATTTTCGTCGTTGGTTAGCGTTGGAAGTCGGATTTGGCCGAGAAAAGAAAGACTCGAATATAGACTCACTCAGCTACAGCCAAAATGTGTATTACCTCACCGTTCAGGGTGTAATGTAA
- a CDS encoding O-antigen ligase family protein, with the protein MALLRQPLFIAFLLLIFWLPIPLGSNRPWAWSLNEVYTAILLLICLLRIPASQWWQAVARAKLILLSVAAFTLWSWIQSWQNLELSSDTGLVFISAIKSLHYFQVCLIAALLIDTPQKLKMLATTMVASGTCQAFYAGVVLLLELHISPIFSLPLSERASGSFVYHNHLANFLMLNLCLGFGLLIAQLSHQTTQGWKNTLKTLLTIMISDKAFIRLGLVIMVISLVLTRSRMGNIAFFTALSLGSLLLLMFYKNKPKSIYILIISLFVIDTFVVSNWFGLDKVRQRLAETSLQNESRDDVVRYALQAIQERPLTGFGNGTFYSTFPAYNQGNVALFYDHAHNDYVQFALESGLIATSLLGIMVLFSAWQGLAAFRKRSNATMRGIGLGSLMAIIGMLMHMSVDFPLQAPATTLYFMLCLFMANWSMTIPTPKYRLKRHSA; encoded by the coding sequence ATGGCTTTACTGCGACAACCACTGTTCATCGCTTTTTTATTATTGATCTTCTGGTTACCCATTCCATTGGGTAGTAATCGCCCTTGGGCGTGGTCACTGAATGAAGTTTACACTGCAATTTTGCTCCTCATCTGCCTACTGAGGATCCCTGCTTCACAATGGTGGCAAGCCGTAGCCCGCGCCAAATTAATCCTTCTATCTGTCGCAGCTTTTACGTTATGGTCATGGATACAAAGCTGGCAAAATCTAGAACTCTCATCCGATACAGGATTAGTCTTTATTTCAGCTATCAAATCATTACATTATTTTCAGGTGTGCCTAATTGCCGCGTTATTGATCGACACACCGCAAAAGCTAAAAATGCTAGCCACTACCATGGTTGCCAGTGGCACTTGCCAAGCTTTTTATGCTGGCGTGGTTTTATTACTGGAGTTACACATCTCTCCTATTTTTTCACTTCCATTAAGCGAAAGAGCCTCTGGTAGCTTTGTTTATCATAACCACTTAGCTAATTTTCTGATGCTGAACCTCTGCCTTGGATTTGGTCTTTTGATTGCTCAACTTAGCCACCAGACAACCCAAGGTTGGAAAAATACCCTTAAAACATTACTCACGATCATGATTTCAGATAAGGCATTTATCCGTTTAGGGTTAGTGATTATGGTGATCTCCCTAGTTTTGACTCGTTCTAGAATGGGAAATATCGCATTCTTTACCGCTCTAAGTCTCGGTAGCTTGCTATTACTGATGTTTTATAAAAACAAGCCTAAAAGCATCTACATCTTGATCATTAGCCTCTTTGTGATCGATACCTTTGTGGTCAGTAATTGGTTTGGACTTGATAAAGTTCGTCAGCGCTTAGCGGAAACCAGCTTACAAAATGAATCGCGTGATGATGTAGTTCGCTATGCACTCCAGGCTATCCAAGAGCGACCATTGACGGGATTTGGTAATGGCACTTTTTACTCCACTTTCCCGGCTTATAACCAAGGCAATGTCGCCCTTTTTTATGACCATGCGCACAATGACTATGTTCAATTTGCTCTTGAATCTGGCCTTATTGCCACAAGCTTACTAGGGATTATGGTTCTATTTTCAGCTTGGCAAGGTCTCGCAGCTTTTCGTAAACGCAGTAATGCAACAATGCGTGGAATTGGTTTGGGAAGTCTAATGGCGATTATTGGAATGTTAATGCACATGAGCGTTGACTTTCCCTTACAAGCGCCTGCTACAACACTTTATTTTATGCTCTGTTTATTCATGGCTAACTGGAGTATGACCATCCCTACACCGAAATACCGTTTAAAACGGCACTCCGCATAA